The Thermonema lapsum genome window below encodes:
- a CDS encoding dicarboxylate/amino acid:cation symporter translates to MSLSSKNSKGILAFYQKNLFAFILIALIAGVGVGYQLPQQAGLFTWMGELFIRGLKMVIVPLILSSIISGVSNLGQSNSLGRLTLKTLGYYLITSLLAILTGLLLVNLIEPGVGAPIPSTTESLPELSSEGASLKDTLLRMVPSNVFAAFSQGEMLSTIFFAVLFGVFLTKVNEERYRTVLSDFFNATFEVMMGITMLVILFTPLGVFGLVVDVVAEQAGDTVRLTQMAASLGKYMLTVIGGLIVHAFVTLPLLVLLLAGINPVQHFRAMLTPLITAFSTSSSGATLPLTMEALEHKAGIPNHIVSFTIPLGATINMDGTALYECVAAMFIAQAYGIELDFWQQMVVVITALLASIGAAGIPMAGLVMISVILNAVGLPLEGVGMILAVDRILDMMRTAVNVWSDSCVAAIIAHSERKSIHNAA, encoded by the coding sequence ATGAGCTTATCAAGCAAAAACAGTAAAGGGATTTTGGCTTTTTATCAGAAAAATCTTTTTGCCTTTATTTTGATTGCCTTAATTGCCGGCGTAGGTGTGGGCTACCAATTACCGCAGCAAGCCGGACTCTTTACTTGGATGGGCGAATTGTTTATACGGGGGCTGAAAATGGTGATAGTGCCGCTCATATTGAGCTCTATCATCTCTGGTGTAAGTAATCTGGGGCAAAGCAACAGCTTAGGACGTCTCACTTTGAAAACCTTGGGCTATTACCTTATCACTAGCCTACTGGCAATTTTAACGGGCTTGCTGCTGGTCAATCTCATAGAGCCGGGCGTAGGTGCTCCCATTCCTTCTACTACCGAGTCACTGCCGGAACTTTCTTCGGAGGGGGCATCTTTAAAAGATACCTTGTTGCGTATGGTGCCCAGCAATGTATTTGCTGCTTTCAGCCAAGGGGAAATGCTGAGCACCATCTTTTTCGCTGTTTTGTTTGGGGTGTTTCTTACCAAAGTAAATGAAGAACGTTACAGAACTGTATTGAGTGATTTTTTCAATGCCACTTTCGAAGTCATGATGGGCATCACCATGCTTGTGATACTATTCACTCCTCTGGGTGTATTTGGCTTGGTGGTGGACGTGGTAGCTGAGCAAGCTGGTGACACCGTTCGGCTCACACAGATGGCAGCCAGCTTGGGGAAATATATGCTTACAGTCATTGGCGGATTGATTGTTCACGCTTTTGTTACTTTGCCGCTGCTGGTGTTGCTATTAGCCGGCATCAACCCCGTGCAGCACTTTCGTGCCATGCTCACCCCTCTCATCACTGCGTTTTCTACCAGTTCGTCGGGGGCTACCCTGCCGCTCACCATGGAGGCACTCGAGCACAAAGCCGGCATACCCAACCACATTGTCAGCTTCACCATTCCCTTAGGCGCCACTATAAATATGGATGGCACAGCACTCTATGAATGTGTGGCTGCCATGTTCATTGCACAAGCCTATGGCATCGAGCTGGACTTTTGGCAACAAATGGTTGTGGTCATCACTGCCCTTTTGGCATCTATTGGTGCTGCTGGCATCCCCATGGCGGGGCTGGTAATGATATCCGTCATTCTGAATGCAGTAGGGCTGCCACTCGAAGGTGTAGGCATGATACTGGCGGTAGACCGTATTTTAGACATGATGCGCACCGCCGTGAACGTATGGAGCGACAGCTGTGTGGCTGCTATTATTGCCCACTCCGAGAGAAAAAGCATCCATAACGCTGCTTAG
- the ccsA gene encoding cytochrome c biogenesis protein CcsA yields MKRWYQAVTVLLLLYVIIGGFLMPVPRLPIVNESIRNLYFHVPMWFGMTLLLAVSAYYSVQYLRKGTESLDDHAVESVNTAVLYGLLGLSTGAIWANYTWGAPWNGDPQQTMAAIGVLIYIAYLVLRGAINDPLRRARVSAIYNLYAFAVFIPLIFVLPRYTDSLHPGKGGNPAFSQYDLDNTMRLVFYPAVIGWSMLAWWITKIAVRLRQLKRKKEEIQAHRQIQIEENL; encoded by the coding sequence ATGAAAAGATGGTACCAAGCTGTTACTGTGCTACTGCTGCTTTACGTCATCATAGGGGGCTTTTTGATGCCTGTACCTCGTTTGCCTATTGTCAACGAAAGCATCCGCAACTTGTATTTCCATGTACCCATGTGGTTTGGCATGACCCTCTTGCTGGCGGTTTCTGCCTACTATTCGGTGCAATACTTGCGCAAAGGCACCGAAAGCTTGGATGACCACGCCGTGGAGAGTGTCAACACGGCTGTATTATATGGTTTGTTGGGGCTAAGCACCGGTGCCATTTGGGCAAACTACACTTGGGGAGCTCCATGGAATGGCGACCCGCAGCAAACCATGGCGGCTATCGGTGTGTTGATTTATATCGCTTACTTGGTATTGCGTGGCGCTATCAATGACCCATTGCGCCGGGCACGGGTCAGCGCTATTTACAACCTGTATGCCTTTGCCGTATTTATCCCACTCATATTCGTTTTACCACGCTATACCGACTCACTGCATCCCGGTAAGGGCGGCAATCCTGCTTTCAGCCAATACGATTTGGACAATACCATGCGCCTAGTATTCTATCCTGCCGTTATTGGCTGGAGCATGCTTGCTTGGTGGATAACCAAGATAGCCGTTCGCTTGCGCCAACTGAAACGAAAAAAAGAGGAAATACAAGCTCACCGACAAATACAAATTGAAGAAAACCTATGA
- the purB gene encoding adenylosuccinate lyase, whose amino-acid sequence MELTPLTAISPIDGRYRSKVEALAPYFSEYALIRYRVRVEVEYFIALCEQGTPPLPVLTTAQKEALRALYENFSQHDALRIKEIERTTNHDVKAVEYFLKERFPSLGLASYCEFIHFGLTSQDINNTAMPLMLKEAIEQVMMPCLQELLALMQSMATHWREVPMLARTHGQPASPTGMGKEWMVFVERLQAQVAHLQRVPYAAKFGGATGNFNAHYVAYPQVDWHAFADDFVANYLGLQRSHFTTQIEHYDQLAALLDAFRRINVILIDFARDVWSYIAFDYFKQKINPNEVGSSAMPHKVNPIDFENAEGNLMWANAAFNFLSNKLPVSRLQRDLTDSTVLRNLGVPMAHTLLAWTSLMRGMNKLELNEEAIRSDLEDNWAVVAEAIQTILRREGYPKPYEALKALTRTGERITAERLHAFIDALDVPEQVKKELRNITPFNYVGSALRF is encoded by the coding sequence ATGGAACTGACCCCCTTAACTGCCATTTCGCCCATCGACGGGCGCTATCGAAGCAAAGTGGAAGCCTTAGCACCCTACTTTTCAGAATATGCCTTGATTCGCTACCGAGTGAGGGTGGAAGTGGAATATTTTATTGCCCTTTGTGAACAGGGCACTCCTCCCTTGCCCGTTTTAACTACCGCACAAAAAGAAGCCTTGCGCGCTTTGTATGAAAATTTTAGCCAACACGATGCCCTACGCATCAAAGAAATAGAGCGCACCACCAACCACGACGTGAAAGCTGTAGAGTATTTTCTGAAGGAACGTTTTCCGTCGCTTGGTTTGGCGTCTTATTGCGAGTTTATTCACTTTGGGCTCACTTCGCAAGACATCAACAACACGGCTATGCCCTTGATGCTCAAAGAAGCCATAGAGCAAGTGATGATGCCATGCCTGCAAGAACTCTTGGCTTTGATGCAGTCAATGGCTACCCATTGGCGCGAGGTGCCTATGTTGGCACGTACCCACGGACAACCGGCTTCGCCTACTGGCATGGGTAAAGAATGGATGGTTTTTGTTGAGCGCTTGCAGGCACAGGTAGCCCATTTGCAGCGAGTCCCTTATGCCGCCAAGTTTGGAGGTGCCACTGGCAACTTCAACGCCCACTATGTGGCATACCCGCAGGTCGATTGGCACGCTTTTGCCGATGATTTCGTAGCGAACTACCTGGGCTTACAGCGTAGTCATTTTACTACTCAGATTGAACACTACGACCAACTGGCAGCCCTCTTAGATGCTTTCCGCCGCATCAACGTCATTTTGATTGACTTTGCCCGTGATGTGTGGAGCTATATTGCTTTTGATTATTTCAAACAAAAAATCAACCCCAACGAAGTGGGCTCTTCGGCAATGCCGCACAAGGTAAACCCCATTGACTTCGAAAATGCCGAAGGAAACCTCATGTGGGCAAATGCCGCCTTTAACTTCCTATCAAACAAATTGCCGGTGTCGCGCCTACAGCGCGACCTGACCGACTCAACCGTCTTACGCAACTTGGGCGTTCCTATGGCGCATACCCTTTTGGCATGGACCTCGCTCATGCGTGGCATGAACAAACTCGAACTCAACGAAGAGGCGATTCGCAGCGACCTCGAAGACAATTGGGCTGTAGTGGCAGAAGCCATCCAAACCATCCTGCGGCGCGAAGGCTATCCCAAGCCTTACGAAGCATTGAAAGCCCTCACACGCACAGGTGAGCGTATCACAGCAGAGCGCCTTCATGCTTTCATCGACGCCTTGGACGTGCCCGAACAGGTAAAAAAAGAGCTGCGCAACATTACCCCTTTCAATTATGTAGGCTCTGCTTTACGTTTCTAA
- the rplK gene encoding 50S ribosomal protein L11 yields MAKQVAGYVKLQVRGGQANPAPPIGPALGAKGINIMEFCKQFNARTQDKMGQVLPVVITYYTDKSFDFVIKTPPAAVLLMEATKQKKGSPEPNRKKIASVTWDQVREIAEIKMPDLNCYTVEAAMRMIAGTARSMGITVSGKAPWETESTE; encoded by the coding sequence ATGGCTAAACAAGTAGCAGGATACGTCAAGTTGCAAGTACGCGGCGGTCAGGCCAACCCGGCACCGCCCATAGGACCTGCTCTTGGTGCGAAGGGGATTAACATCATGGAGTTCTGCAAGCAGTTCAATGCCAGAACTCAAGACAAAATGGGTCAAGTACTGCCCGTAGTAATTACCTACTATACGGATAAGTCTTTTGACTTCGTTATCAAAACCCCTCCAGCAGCAGTATTGCTGATGGAAGCCACCAAGCAGAAAAAAGGTTCACCTGAGCCCAACCGTAAAAAAATTGCTTCGGTTACTTGGGACCAGGTGCGTGAGATTGCCGAAATCAAAATGCCGGACCTCAACTGCTATACCGTTGAAGCCGCTATGCGTATGATAGCCGGAACGGCACGCAGTATGGGTATCACGGTGAGCGGTAAGGCGCCTTGGGAAACAGAATCAACCGAATAA
- the rplJ gene encoding 50S ribosomal protein L10, translating to MTREEKALLIEELANKFAKTDYFYIVDASGFTVAQINELRRACFKAGVEYKVAKNTLIRKALEKSQKGNLEAFNEKVLKGYSAVMFASEEAANAPAKIVDEYRKKHKSEKPILKGAFIDSDTYIGNEHLETLVSLKSKQELLGEIIGLLQSPARNVISALQGQGQKIAGILKTLEERAAS from the coding sequence ATGACAAGAGAAGAAAAAGCACTCTTAATAGAAGAGTTAGCCAATAAGTTTGCCAAAACCGATTACTTCTACATCGTAGATGCAAGCGGCTTTACCGTCGCCCAAATCAACGAGTTGCGTCGTGCTTGCTTCAAAGCCGGTGTAGAGTATAAGGTGGCAAAAAATACGTTGATTCGTAAAGCACTTGAAAAAAGCCAAAAAGGCAACCTTGAGGCTTTCAACGAAAAAGTGCTCAAAGGCTACTCGGCAGTGATGTTTGCCTCCGAAGAGGCTGCCAATGCTCCAGCTAAAATAGTGGACGAGTATCGCAAGAAGCATAAGTCAGAAAAACCTATTTTGAAAGGTGCTTTCATTGACAGCGATACTTACATTGGTAACGAGCACTTAGAAACTCTGGTTTCGCTCAAGTCCAAACAAGAATTGCTGGGCGAAATTATCGGATTGCTGCAATCGCCTGCTCGAAATGTCATCTCTGCGCTGCAGGGGCAAGGGCAAAAAATTGCTGGCATTCTCAAAACGCTCGAAGAAAGAGCCGCCAGCTAA
- a CDS encoding CcmD family protein has product MRQFFYILCLWTFVSMPTWAQGSEVEMADALRANGKIYVVVAVLATIFLGIVLYLLTLDRKVKKLIKD; this is encoded by the coding sequence ATGAGACAGTTCTTTTATATCCTATGCCTGTGGACGTTTGTTTCGATGCCGACATGGGCACAAGGCAGCGAAGTGGAAATGGCTGATGCCTTACGCGCCAATGGAAAGATTTATGTAGTAGTAGCGGTGCTTGCAACCATCTTTTTGGGCATCGTGTTATACCTTTTGACCCTCGACCGCAAGGTAAAAAAACTAATAAAAGACTAA
- the nusG gene encoding transcription termination/antitermination protein NusG: METHKWYVLRAIAGQERKVKSYIENEVARQGWQEQVKQVFIPTEKVYEVRNGKKKIREKIFLPGYVLILADLSQPELVHTLTTLPGVIGFLQEEARAGENPKDGYVKQPIPLRESEVKRILGKADESQEAERLETPFMVGEHVKVADGPFSGFDGVIDQVFEDRKKLNVIVKIFGRSTPVELSYTQVEKLD; the protein is encoded by the coding sequence ATGGAAACGCATAAATGGTATGTCCTGCGCGCGATAGCCGGGCAAGAAAGAAAAGTAAAAAGCTATATTGAAAACGAGGTTGCTCGCCAAGGATGGCAAGAGCAAGTGAAGCAGGTCTTTATTCCCACAGAAAAGGTGTATGAAGTGCGTAACGGCAAAAAGAAAATACGAGAAAAGATTTTTTTGCCAGGTTACGTGCTTATTTTGGCTGACTTATCTCAGCCCGAATTGGTGCACACCCTTACCACCTTGCCGGGGGTGATTGGCTTTCTACAAGAAGAAGCTCGCGCCGGCGAGAACCCCAAAGATGGCTACGTGAAGCAACCTATCCCCCTGCGTGAATCCGAAGTAAAACGCATATTAGGAAAAGCTGACGAATCGCAAGAAGCCGAACGCCTCGAAACCCCCTTTATGGTGGGCGAGCATGTAAAAGTAGCCGATGGTCCGTTTAGTGGCTTCGATGGCGTGATAGATCAAGTCTTTGAAGACAGAAAGAAACTGAATGTAATCGTGAAAATATTCGGTAGAAGCACACCCGTTGAGTTAAGTTATACGCAAGTAGAAAAACTCGACTAA
- the rplA gene encoding 50S ribosomal protein L1 — protein sequence MGKISKKRKEALAKYDKNKAYSLLDAAKILKEITYTNFNASVDIDVRLGVDPRKADQMVRGVVTLPHGTGKEKRVLVLCTPDKAEEAKAAGADYVGLDEYIQKIEEGWLDFDVVITMPTVMAKVGKLGRVLGPRGLMPNPKAGTVTMDVAQAVKDVKAGKIDFKVDKYGIVHASIGRISFTPEQIAENAQELLTTLIKLKPATVKGTYIQSIYLSTTMSPSVQIDKNTVPGL from the coding sequence ATGGGAAAAATTTCAAAAAAACGCAAAGAAGCGTTAGCAAAGTACGATAAAAATAAGGCTTACTCTCTGCTCGATGCGGCAAAAATCTTAAAAGAAATCACCTATACCAACTTCAATGCATCGGTTGATATCGATGTACGCTTGGGAGTTGACCCACGCAAAGCCGACCAAATGGTACGTGGCGTGGTTACTTTGCCGCATGGTACCGGGAAAGAAAAGCGTGTATTGGTGCTTTGTACGCCCGATAAAGCAGAGGAAGCCAAAGCAGCTGGCGCTGACTATGTAGGCTTGGATGAATACATCCAGAAAATAGAAGAAGGTTGGCTTGACTTCGACGTGGTCATTACCATGCCTACCGTGATGGCTAAAGTAGGTAAATTGGGGCGTGTGTTGGGTCCGCGTGGCTTGATGCCCAACCCTAAAGCCGGTACTGTGACCATGGACGTAGCCCAAGCTGTGAAGGATGTAAAAGCCGGTAAAATCGATTTCAAGGTAGATAAGTACGGTATTGTGCATGCTTCTATCGGTCGCATCTCTTTCACTCCTGAACAGATCGCCGAAAACGCACAAGAACTGCTCACTACCTTGATAAAATTGAAGCCGGCGACTGTTAAAGGGACCTACATCCAGTCGATTTACTTGTCGACGACGATGAGCCCAAGTGTTCAAATCGATAAAAACACAGTGCCAGGATTATGA
- a CDS encoding SiaC family regulatory phosphoprotein: MPTGLWFNMQINENKVELNQLIQHLRMDGIRTIYYGPFTYNVINELGYHIKQYLDKSKNVRDKAFYAFVELCENIGNYAATYEVVGKKRIGTGLMALSETEKSYCIQTVNYVTVQQQQQLQQRLAKVTSMDRRELRAYKNDLRQQAIQNKHHSGNIGLIEVLLRLNQKVDFHWIETSENLVLFVVKAYIDKKDDSGTKMDDLVIKGEKGTYLTPDVYFSAQTGVCEIKGESYQEDTFEFYNTLINWIDTYIHEVKKPLTLNLKLTYFNTSSSRALQEIFLLLKEYQEQGGEVTINWYYLMHDESMLEEAEDFQLSTGLKFNVISVEKFD, translated from the coding sequence ATGCCGACAGGCTTATGGTTTAATATGCAAATAAACGAAAACAAAGTGGAGCTGAACCAACTGATTCAACACCTGCGTATGGATGGAATACGCACCATCTATTATGGTCCTTTTACTTATAATGTCATCAACGAGTTGGGCTACCACATCAAGCAATACCTCGACAAGTCGAAGAACGTACGCGACAAAGCATTTTACGCCTTTGTAGAATTGTGCGAAAATATAGGCAACTATGCAGCTACTTACGAGGTAGTAGGCAAAAAACGTATAGGTACCGGCTTGATGGCACTTTCTGAAACAGAAAAAAGCTATTGCATTCAAACCGTCAATTATGTTACCGTGCAGCAGCAACAACAGTTGCAACAGCGTTTGGCAAAAGTGACGAGCATGGACCGGCGCGAGCTGCGTGCCTATAAAAATGACTTGCGCCAACAAGCCATTCAAAACAAACACCACTCTGGCAATATAGGTTTGATAGAGGTGCTATTGCGACTCAACCAAAAAGTGGATTTTCATTGGATAGAAACCAGCGAAAATCTTGTTCTATTTGTAGTGAAAGCGTATATTGATAAGAAAGACGATAGTGGCACCAAAATGGACGATTTGGTTATCAAAGGTGAAAAGGGCACCTATCTGACGCCCGATGTGTATTTCTCGGCGCAAACTGGTGTGTGTGAAATAAAAGGTGAGTCGTACCAAGAAGACACCTTCGAATTCTACAATACCCTTATCAACTGGATAGATACCTACATCCATGAAGTAAAAAAACCATTGACCCTGAACTTGAAGCTCACTTACTTTAATACTTCTTCTTCTCGTGCCCTGCAGGAAATTTTTCTCTTGCTTAAAGAATACCAAGAACAGGGGGGCGAGGTAACTATCAACTGGTATTACCTCATGCACGATGAAAGCATGCTCGAAGAAGCCGAAGACTTTCAACTGAGTACAGGCTTGAAATTTAATGTGATTTCGGTAGAAAAATTTGATTGA
- a CDS encoding heme exporter protein CcmB: MSIRRIIALIQKDLLLEWRQRYALNGLLLYISGATFIIYIGIEQSGSELTSSLWNVLWWIVALFTATNAMAKGFMQEEEEQQLYYYTIASAHEILLAKVIYNTLLMLVLGSAGFGLYYWFLPIAIPHPAFALCLLLGFVSFACSLTMIAAIASKAGNNSVLMAVLSFPVLIPQLLMLTRASSLSLMPAAWSLIQKELTMLSLINIIVLGVAFVLFPLLWRS, translated from the coding sequence GTGTCTATACGGCGCATTATAGCACTCATACAGAAAGACCTGTTATTGGAATGGCGGCAACGCTATGCTCTCAATGGCTTGTTGCTCTATATCAGCGGCGCTACTTTTATTATATACATAGGCATTGAGCAGAGCGGAAGCGAGCTTACGTCTTCATTGTGGAATGTGCTGTGGTGGATAGTGGCGCTCTTTACAGCCACCAATGCTATGGCAAAGGGTTTTATGCAAGAAGAGGAAGAGCAACAGTTGTATTATTACACTATTGCTTCTGCTCATGAAATACTGCTGGCAAAAGTCATCTACAATACTTTGCTGATGCTGGTGCTGGGCAGTGCCGGCTTCGGTTTATATTATTGGTTCCTGCCAATTGCTATTCCACATCCGGCTTTTGCTTTGTGTCTGCTTTTGGGCTTTGTGAGTTTTGCCTGTTCACTCACCATGATTGCTGCCATTGCGTCGAAAGCTGGAAACAATAGCGTTTTAATGGCTGTTTTGAGTTTTCCGGTACTGATTCCTCAGCTGTTGATGCTCACCCGAGCTTCTTCGTTGAGCCTGATGCCGGCAGCGTGGAGTCTGATTCAGAAGGAATTGACCATGCTTTCTCTGATAAATATCATTGTTTTGGGTGTTGCTTTTGTGTTATTTCCGCTGCTGTGGCGGAGCTAA
- a CDS encoding ribonuclease H-like domain-containing protein: MALFHSLDDLCSKVLFFDIETAPAFPSFDAMPPALQDQWCHQAEKINRYEDTGMSAEELYPLKAGIYAEFARVVCVSFGLFGKKEGHYFFRLKSYCGEDEARLLQEFARILDNKSIRYLCAHNGREFDVPFLARRYLIQGLPVPAMIDLRMKRPWDEAARYVIDTMELWSFGDKKSFTRLELLCAVFDIPSPKSDIDGSKVGEVFWKEKDLERIARYCENDVLATARLYLKYMRLPSISSEQVEYADRLMV, encoded by the coding sequence ATGGCTCTCTTTCACAGTCTTGATGACCTGTGCAGCAAGGTGCTGTTTTTTGATATAGAAACAGCACCTGCTTTTCCTTCTTTTGATGCCATGCCGCCGGCTTTACAAGACCAGTGGTGTCATCAGGCAGAGAAGATAAACCGCTATGAAGACACCGGCATGTCTGCCGAAGAGCTGTATCCGCTCAAAGCCGGCATTTATGCAGAGTTTGCCCGTGTGGTATGTGTGAGCTTCGGGCTGTTTGGAAAAAAAGAAGGGCATTATTTCTTCCGTTTGAAGTCTTACTGCGGCGAAGACGAAGCCCGTCTGCTGCAAGAGTTCGCCCGTATCCTTGACAATAAATCTATACGTTATTTGTGTGCCCACAACGGGCGTGAATTTGACGTGCCCTTTTTGGCACGCCGCTACCTGATTCAAGGGCTGCCGGTGCCTGCTATGATAGACTTGCGTATGAAAAGACCCTGGGACGAAGCCGCCAGGTATGTGATTGATACAATGGAACTATGGAGCTTTGGCGACAAGAAAAGCTTTACCCGTCTGGAATTGCTTTGTGCTGTTTTCGATATCCCCTCGCCCAAGTCCGATATCGATGGAAGCAAAGTAGGAGAGGTTTTCTGGAAAGAAAAAGATTTAGAGCGTATTGCACGCTACTGTGAAAACGATGTGCTGGCTACTGCCCGTCTCTATTTAAAATACATGCGCCTGCCTTCCATCAGCAGCGAGCAAGTGGAATATGCCGACAGGCTTATGGTTTAA
- a CDS encoding cytochrome c maturation protein CcmE domain-containing protein, producing MKRIHIFILIVIAAAIGLIVSSMGSASKYVSFEEAIAMSQSGNKKGIYVIGELPKDAQGHIVGMEYTPSVNPNLFRFMLKDEKGKLMPVVYPDAKPQDFERAEKVVVVGNVEGNEFHAKKILMKCPSKYNDQQNKNEFTEVATSN from the coding sequence ATGAAACGCATCCATATTTTCATTCTCATCGTGATTGCCGCTGCCATTGGTTTGATAGTCAGCTCAATGGGCAGTGCAAGCAAATATGTGTCTTTTGAAGAAGCCATTGCCATGAGCCAAAGCGGCAACAAAAAGGGCATTTATGTTATTGGCGAGCTGCCCAAAGATGCACAGGGGCACATCGTAGGCATGGAATACACCCCTTCTGTCAACCCCAATCTTTTTCGTTTTATGTTGAAAGACGAAAAAGGAAAGCTAATGCCGGTAGTGTACCCAGATGCCAAACCACAGGACTTTGAGCGTGCAGAAAAAGTAGTGGTAGTGGGCAATGTAGAGGGCAATGAGTTTCATGCCAAGAAAATATTGATGAAGTGCCCTTCGAAGTACAACGACCAACAAAACAAGAACGAATTCACCGAAGTGGCTACTTCAAATTAA
- the tuf gene encoding elongation factor Tu has translation MAKETFQRTKPHVNIGTIGHVDHGKTTLTAAITHVLAKKNLAEARDFSSIDNAPEEKERGITINTAHVEYQTEKRHYAHVDCPGHADYVKNMVTGAAQMDGAILVVAATDGPMPQTREHILLARQVGVPAIVVFMNKVDLVDDEELLDLVEMEIRELLSKYEYDGDNIPVVRGSALGALNNEPRWVATVEELMNVVDEYIPTPERLVDKPFLMPIEDVFSITGRGTVATGRIERGVIKTGDPVEIIGMGEEKLTSTVTGVEMFRKILDRGEAGDNVGLLLRGIEKTQIRRGMVICQPGTVTPHKKFKAEIYVLSKEEGGRHTPFFNNYRPQFYFRTTDVTGTIQLPEGVEMVMPGDNVTITVELQKPIALEKGLRFAVREGGRTVGAGQVTEILD, from the coding sequence ATGGCAAAGGAAACATTTCAGAGAACTAAGCCCCACGTAAACATAGGCACTATCGGGCACGTTGACCACGGCAAAACTACCTTGACCGCGGCAATTACTCACGTATTGGCTAAGAAAAACTTGGCAGAAGCAAGAGACTTCTCTTCTATCGATAACGCTCCCGAAGAAAAAGAGCGTGGTATTACCATTAACACTGCCCACGTAGAATACCAAACCGAAAAGCGTCACTATGCTCACGTGGACTGCCCCGGTCACGCCGACTACGTGAAAAACATGGTTACCGGTGCTGCTCAAATGGACGGCGCTATCCTTGTAGTAGCGGCTACCGATGGTCCTATGCCTCAAACCCGTGAGCACATCCTGTTGGCTCGTCAGGTAGGGGTGCCTGCTATTGTGGTATTTATGAACAAGGTAGACCTCGTTGATGACGAAGAATTGCTCGACCTTGTTGAAATGGAAATCCGTGAGTTGTTGAGCAAATATGAATACGATGGGGACAACATCCCTGTAGTTCGTGGTTCTGCTTTGGGTGCTTTGAATAACGAGCCTCGCTGGGTAGCTACCGTAGAAGAACTGATGAATGTGGTGGATGAATACATTCCTACCCCCGAGCGCTTGGTTGACAAACCTTTCTTGATGCCTATCGAAGACGTATTCTCTATCACCGGTCGTGGTACTGTGGCTACGGGTCGTATCGAGCGCGGTGTTATCAAAACCGGTGACCCCGTAGAAATCATCGGTATGGGTGAGGAAAAACTGACCTCTACCGTTACCGGCGTGGAAATGTTCCGCAAAATTTTGGACAGAGGTGAAGCCGGTGATAACGTAGGTCTGTTGTTGCGTGGTATAGAGAAAACCCAAATTCGCCGCGGTATGGTCATTTGCCAGCCCGGTACCGTAACACCTCACAAGAAATTCAAGGCTGAGATTTATGTATTGAGCAAAGAAGAAGGTGGTCGTCACACTCCTTTCTTCAACAACTACCGCCCTCAGTTCTACTTCCGTACTACTGACGTAACTGGCACTATTCAATTGCCCGAAGGCGTGGAAATGGTAATGCCCGGTGACAACGTAACCATCACTGTGGAATTGCAAAAACCCATCGCCTTGGAAAAAGGTTTGCGCTTCGCTGTCCGCGAAGGTGGTAGAACCGTAGGAGCTGGTCAGGTAACTGAAATCCTTGACTAA
- the secE gene encoding preprotein translocase subunit SecE — protein MSSVTQENDKKGLWGGLVHYVRESYHELTTKVTWPKGKTLWRDAMIVLFASLLFALLIGAMDFIFKTALTFFYEQI, from the coding sequence ATGTCTTCAGTTACACAAGAAAATGACAAAAAAGGACTTTGGGGAGGGCTCGTGCACTATGTGCGCGAATCTTATCATGAGTTGACAACCAAAGTCACTTGGCCCAAAGGGAAAACTTTGTGGAGAGACGCTATGATTGTGCTCTTTGCCTCCTTGCTTTTTGCCCTTCTTATTGGTGCCATGGATTTCATCTTTAAGACAGCCTTGACCTTCTTCTACGAGCAAATATAA